The nucleotide sequence TAGAATATACTTTAACCATAAAATCATCTCCTATCTGTTCTTATTAATATATTCTTCCGCTAAAATAGCAGCAACAGTGCCATCACTAACAGCGGTAGTAAGTTGTCTAACTTTCTTACTTCTTACATCACCTGCCACAAATACGCCTTCTATATTAGTTTGGCAACTTTCATCCGCTATTATATTTTTATTTTCATCTAGTTTTAGATAATCAGCATACAATTTAGTCCGCGGTGTTGAACCAATATAAACAAATACACCTTGGACTGTTAGATTATATTCTCCATTATCATCTTGCAGCAGCAAACTCTCTAAAGAATCTGTCCCTACAGCATTTTTCACCGTAGTCTTATATTTTATCTCAATAGCAGGGTGATTAAGCATTTTTTCTAAACTTGTTTTATCGGCTTGAAAAGCATCACCTCTATTAATGACAAAAACTTTTGTTGCATATTTGGTAAGCGCTAACGCCGCTCCTACTGCTGAATTACCACCACCAATAACAGCTACTACTTTGTTATCATATAAA is from Negativicutes bacterium and encodes:
- a CDS encoding FAD-dependent oxidoreductase; amino-acid sequence: MDKEVKKPDVLIIGSGPAGLTAGIYAARFKLETMIIEDELIGGQIREAYVVENYPGFATIGGEELVNRMKEQALKSGAKIDEFDYIVKVDLSNSLKVIETSMYIYQPAVLIISAGMKRRELPIPEEKKLRGKGIHYCELCDGYLYDNKVVAVIGGGNSAVGAALALTKYATKVFVINRGDAFQADKTSLEKMLNHPAIEIKYKTTVKNAVGTDSLESLLLQDDNGEYNLTVQGVFVYIGSTPRTKLYADYLKLDENKNIIADESCQTNIEGVFVAGDVRSKKVRQLTTAVSDGTVAAILAEEYINKNR